In Salmo salar chromosome ssa03, Ssal_v3.1, whole genome shotgun sequence, a single genomic region encodes these proteins:
- the LOC106601974 gene encoding oocyte zinc finger protein XlCOF6, giving the protein MSKPRLLTVFIAKRLISAAVNIFGIEERWIAQYQEPLAAVTVEIMAAVETTIEQELSRSKEEIERLRRLLLELGADPQQLTVPEEEVPPEEQHCEQEWSPSLGEQDPEPTQIKEEQEELRTSQEEEQLHRLESDSTDVVEFIFLAPRCVEKYSDQDRERYTLPINTTEQIQTEPNGEDYRVSEPTSDSLFLSAVNPDCSAAHSEIIVSVDEDESEEPVLKTLKSRRTQAEKRQRSQVFTEAKTTSELKEPLKSNTNKKPFKCPVCSKRYRTLGGLKTHQRIHSTKNNHHCKKCGKSFNLLQQWKNHMQTHTEEESPTCHVCSKSFKLPNHLQTHMRCHTVEKSSQCPTCEKHFKSAKDLEIHQRIHTGEKSYPCPTCEKCFTLAKDLKKHQRIHIEDQLYQCPTCAKCFKSKYNLKHHKKIHTEEKLYSCNDCVKCYRTKTGLEEHVRTHTGEKPFKCSVCEKCFTSTTILRRHERTHSGEKPHGCTQCNKCFPVKSDLVKHMRTHTGEKPFSCKECDKCFSHNISLRLHMRTHTGVKPYSCKECGKCFSVNSNLRMHMKIHTGEKSFCCQECGKCFRHKISLRLHMMTHSGGENLHGCTQCNKRFPIKSLLVKHMITHTGEKSNSCKECSKCFLHNISLRLHMRIHTGEKSYTCKACGKCFQNMMVLTRHMRTHTGENPYKCPLCVSSLMSSNELKHINLGEKPETDQPENPSCLCSDCGKCFPTMKTLRDHMRTTHEERRHQCSVCGDVFMSLGSLKVHQRVHTGEKPHQCSVCGKYFAL; this is encoded by the exons ATGTCGAAACCACGGttgttgactgtgtttatagccAAGCGATTAATATCGGCAGCCGTTAACATATTTGGGATAGAGGAAAGGTGGATAGCCCAGTACCAGGAGCCACTAGCAGCAGTGACTGTTGAGATAATGGCGGCGGTGGAAACGACGATTGAACAAGAGCTCTCTCGTTCAAAGGAGGAGATTGAACGTCTACGGAGGCTTCTTCTGGAGTTGGGAGCAG acCCCCAGCAGCTAACTGTCCCTGAAGAGGAGGTTCCCCCTGAGGAGCAGCACTGTGAGCAGGAGTGGAGCCCCAGTCTGGGGGAGCAGGACCCAGAGCCCACACAGattaaagaggaacaggaggaactCAGGACGagtcaggaggaagagcagcttcacAGACTTGAGTCTGATTCCACAGATGTTGTAGAGTTCATATTTCTTGCTCCTCGCTGTGTGGAAAAGTACTCTgatcaggacagagagaggtacaCTCTACCCATCAACACAACTGAACAGATCCAAACAGAACCTAATGGAGAGGACTACAGAGTATCAGAACCAACCAGtgactctctgttcctctctgcagTAAATCCAGACTGTTCTGCAGCTCACAGTGAAATCATTGTAAGTGTGGATGAGGATGAGAGCGAGGAACCTGTGTTAAAGACCCTCAAATCAAGGAGGACACAGGCAGAGAAACGACAACGCTCTCAAGTCTTCACTGAGGCCAAGACAACCAGTGAGCTGAAAGAACCACTGAAGTCTAACACAAATAAGAAGCCATTCAAATGTCCTGTGTGCAGTAAACGCTATAGGACACTAGGCGGGTTAAAAACACATCAGAGAATTCACTCAACTAAAAATAATCATCactgcaagaaatgtggcaaatCATTTAACTTGTTGCAGCAGTGGAAGAACCATATGCAGACTCACACAGAGGAGGAATCACCTACATGTCATGTGTGCAGTAAAAGTTTTAAACTACCAAACCATCTGCAAACTCATATGAGGTGCCACACCGTAGAGAAATCCAGTCAGTGTCCAACATGTGAAAAACACTTTAAATCAGCGAAAGACCTAGAGATTCACcagagaattcacactggagagaaatcgTATCCGTGTCCGACATGTGAAAAATGCTTTACATTAGCAAAAGATCTAAAGAAACATCAGAGAATTCACATTGAAGATCAACTATACCAGTGTCCAACGTGTGCAAAATGCTTTAAGTCAAAGTACAATCTTAAACACCACAAGAAAATTCACACCGAAGAGAAATTGTATAGCTGCAATGATTGTGTCAAGTGCTACAGGACCAAGACAGGCTTAGAAGAGCATGTgaggactcacacaggagagaaaccttttaagTGTTCTGTGTGTGAAAAGTGCTTTACTTCAACAACCATTCTAAGACGCCATGAGAGAACTCACAGTGGAGAGAAACCACATGGATGCACACAATGCAACAAATGCTTCCCTGTCAAATCAGACCTGGTTAAACACATGAGaactcacacaggggagaaaccttttagctgtaaagAATGTGACAAATGTTTCAGTCATAACATTAGCCTGAGACTGCACATGAGAACTCACACAGGGGTGAAACCATACAGctgcaaagaatgtggcaaatGTTTTTCTGTTAACAGTAACCTGAGAATGCACATgaaaattcacacaggagagaaatcgttTTGTTGCCAAGAATGTGGTAAATGTTTCCGTCATAAAATTAGCCTGAGACTGCATATGATGACTCACAGTGGTGGAGAGAATCTTCATGGATGTACTCAATGCAACAAACGTTTTCCCATCAAATCTCTCCTGGTTAAACACATGATAAcgcacacaggggagaaatctaATAGCTGCAAAGAATGTAGCAAATGTTTCCTTCATAACATTAGCCTGAGACTGCAcatgagaatacacacaggggagaaatcatATACCTGCAAAGCATGTGGCAAATGTTTCCAAAACATGATGGTTCTGACGAGGCATATgagaactcacacaggagagaatccaTATAAATGTCCTCTTTGTGTCAGTTCCCTTATGTCATCAAATGAACTAAAACATATTAACTTGGGAGAGAAACCAGAGACCGACCAACCAGAGAATCCATCGTGCCTCTGCAGCGATTGTGGCAAATGCTTCCCAACTATGAAAACCCTGAGAGACCATATGAGGACCACACATGAAGAAAGAAGGCATCAGTGCTCTGTTTGTGGAGATGTTTTTATGTCATTGGGTTCTCTTAAAGTTCACCAGAGagttcacactggagagaaaccccACCAGTGTTCTGTTTGTGGGAAATATTTTGCATTGTAG